The Microbacterium esteraromaticum genome contains the following window.
GACAATGTTGCCGGTGCCGACCGTCGCTGCCAGCGCGGTCGTCAGAGCCTGGAACTGCGAGATGTCGCCGTCGGCTCCGGGGTCGCGGCGTGTGAAGAGCCCCAGCCGCAGTGCTGCGCCGAGTCGCAGGAATTGAATGCCACCCAGGCGGATGGTGAGGTAGAGCCCGGTGCCGAGCAGCAGCGGGATGAGCACCCAGGGTCCCCAGATGACACCGCTGAGCCATCCGAGGAAACCCTCGATTTCTGACAGGTCCATGTATTCTCCTGACGCGTCGTTGCGAGTGGATGACGCCATCCTATTCACAGCCGACGCCCAGGCCTACTCACAGACGACGATCAGGTTCCCGTCACCGCTGACAGGACGGGCACCAGTAGAGCTTGCGCGCTCCGATCTCTTCCAGCGCGATCTCGGTACCGCAGACCCGGCAGGGCAGGCCCGCCCGATGATAAACCCAGTGACGGTCGTCACGACTCGCCATCGCGGCGCGGTAGTCATCGCCCGTCAGGCCATCCATGGTCATCATCTGGCCGGTCTCGACGCCGATTGCCAGCAGCCTCACCCAATCGCACCACAGTTCACGCACGACCTCCTCGGGCACGTCCCGCCCGGGTGTGTGCGGGTTCAGGCGCGCGCGGAAGAGCATCTCGGCGCGGTACACGTTGCCGATCCCGCTCACCACCGCCTGATCCATCAGCAGGAGGGCGATCGGTGTGGGCTTGCGTCGCACCACGCGCACGAAACGCTCTTCTCCCTCGGCCGGGTCACCGACCAGCGGGTCGGGACCGAGCTTGGCCACCGTCGCCAGCATCTCATCCGGGGTCTGCAGTACGCACGCCGTCGGCCCGCGCAGGTCGGCACAGGTGCTCTTCGTCAGCAAGCGCAACCGCACTTGTCCCACCACGGGCGGCGGCCACTCGTCGCCGTCGTCGGCGAGCCCACGCGTCTGCTCCGACATGCGAACATGCACACGGGCCTTGCGCGGAGCCCCGATGGATCGCAACGAGTTCTCACCGGCGTCGTCGAAGATCGCGTCCTCAGCCGGCTCCGCGTCGAGTTCGGTGCCACGCTGGTTGGTCTGACCCATGCGGCCGTTCGCCGATGCAATGGTGGCATCCGCAACGATCTCGCCGGCGAAGTCCCACGCTCCGTACAGTCCCAGGTGCACCCGCAACCACACGGCATCCTCGAACTCGAGAAACATCTGCTTGCCGACGGCCATCGCCTGCAGCATCTCGCGACCGTCGAGCACACTCGCTCCCTCGGCGAATCGCCCCTGGGGGCTGGACGCACCCACCGGCAGGTTCACGAAGTTGCGGCTGAACTGCCGAGCGATGCGATGGACGGAATGCCCCTCAGGCATGTCAGGCGCGCGGCCCGTCGGCGGCGCCGGCCTCTCCTCGACGAGGATCGGGCAGCAGCGACCCGTCCTTCTCGAAGTCGGCGATCTGGCCGATGCGTCGCACATGGCGCTCATCACCCGTGAACGGGGTCGCGATGAACAGATCGATGAACGACGTCACCTCGTCGAACGTGTGCTGGCGCGCGCCGATCGAGATGACATTGGCGTCATTGTGCTCACGTGCCAGCTGCGCCGTGGATTCGTTCCACACCAGGGCGGCGCGGATACCCTGCACCTTGTTCGCCGCGATCTGCTCACCGTTGCCGGATCCGCCGAACACCACGCCGAGCGCCTCGACACCCGCCGACTGATCGGCGATGACGGCCTGCGCCGCACGAATGCAGAATGAGGGATAGTCATCGAGCGCGTCGTACTCCACCGGGCCGTGGTCGATCACATCGTGCCCAGCGGCGCTCAGGTGCTGCTGCAGGCGGGTCGAGAAGTCGAGTCCGGCGTGGTCGGTGGCGATATGGATGCGCATACCGTCCATCCTACGTACGCCGGACTCTCCCACCGCCTACGGGGCGAGCCCGGCGGCAGCCGGCTTGAAGCCCGCCCGAATGTTCTCACAGCATCCAGGGCGACACACGTCGTACCAGGGTCCAAGACCCGTGACATGGGCGCGCTCGCCGGCCGGCCGGCCTTCCAGGCGCTCCTGCACCAGGTCGACGATGCCCGCGACGAACGCCGGCGAGACGCCGGGCGTCGGCGTACGGGCGAACAGCAGTCCCGCCTCGTCAGCGGCCTCCTTCGCCTCGGTGTCGAGATCCCACAGCACCTCCATGTGGTCGCTCATGAACCCGACCGGCACGACCACGACCGCACTGCGACCGCGCTGCGGGAGCTCGGAGATCACATCGCACACATCCGGTTCGAGCCACGGCTGGGTCGGCGGGCCGGAACGCGACTGGTAGACGAGCTCCCACGGCACATCCGCCGCGGCCGGTGTGAGCCGAGCCACCTGCTCCATCACCCAGGCGGCGACCGCCTCGTGCTGCGCGGCGTAAGCGCCGCCCTCACCCCAGTCCACATCGCGCGGACCCGAGCGCTGGGCATCCGCGGTGGGGATGCTGTGCGTCGAGAACAGCACGTGAATCGCGTCGGCCGCGATGCCTTCATCCAGACGCGCGCGGACGGCATCGTCGACCCCCTCAACGAACGCCTGCACGAACCCGGGGTGATCGAAGAACGGACGGATCTTGTCGATCGTGACCACACCGTCGTACTCGGTGCCATCGAGCACACGCGAGAAGTCCTCGCGGTACTGCCGGCAACTCGAGAACGAGCTGTAGGCACTCGTCGCGAACGCGATCAGTGAGGTGTGCCCGTTGCCTGCAGCCTCGGCGACAGCGTCCTCCAGGTAGGGTGCCCAGTTGCGGTTGCCCCAGTACACCGGAAGGTCGATGGCACGGGCCGCGAGCTCGGCTTCCAACGCTGCCTTCAGCGATCGGTTCTGCGCATTGATCGGGCTGATCCCGCCAAATGCGCGGTAGTGGTGCGCGACCTCTTCCAACCGCTCATCGGGAATGCCTCTCCCCCGCGTCACATTGCGCAGGAAGGGAATGACATCCTCTTGACCCTCCGGCCCGCCGAAGCCCGCGAGCAGGATCGCGTCGTAGGCGACAGGGGTCTCGATGTGCGGAGCGCCCGCGGCCGCAGCCGGGGACGCATGGGAAACGGCATCCAATTCTGGGGAGTTCACGGGCGCCATGATGGCACTCGCTCCTATGAAACAGCGCGGAACACCGGCACGCGCGAGCGTCCCTACTGGCGCAACCACGCCGCTGGCGTAGGCTGTCATGGTTGCCGTCGGCGCCAGCAGTGCCGACGCACGCCGACACCCCTCCACCCATGGGAGATAACAGCAGTGCCTGGAGAAAACCTCACTCGTAGCGAGGCGCAGGAGCGCCGTTCCGTCATCGACACGCAGTCTTACGAGGTCTCGCTCGACCTCACGAAGGGCGCCGAGGTGTTCGGCTCCCGCAGCGTCGTGCGCTTCACCGCGACCCCCGGAAGCTACACCTTCATCGACCTGATCGCGAAGGACGTGCGCGAGATCACGCTCAACGGCGAGCAGATCGACCCCGGCCAGGCCTTCGCCGACTCGCGCATCGCCCTCGGCGACCTGCAGGCCGAGAACGTGCTGATCGTCGACGCCGACTGCCTCTACACCAACACCGGTGAGGGTCTGCACCGCTTCGTCGACCCGGTCGACGGCGAGGTCTACCTGTACTCGCAGTTCGAGGTGCCCGACTCACGCCGCGTCTTCGCCGTGTTCGAGCAGCCCGACCTCAAGGCGACGTTCCAGTTCACCGTCACCGCGCCGTCGGCGTGGAAGGTCGTGTCGAACTCGCCCACCCCCGAGCCGATCGTGCATGACGACCCGGCGACCGCGACGTGGGGCTTCGAGCCGACGCCGCGCATCTCGTCGTACATCACCGCGCTGGTCGCGGGCCCCTACGAGTCCACGTTCTCCGAGCTGACCAGCTCGTCGGGCAAGGTCATCCCGCTCGGCGTATACGGCCGCAAGAGCCTGTGGGAGCACCTCGACGCCGACTACATCTTCGAAAAGACCCGCCAGGGCTTCGCCTACTTCGAAGAGAAGTTCGGCGTCGCCTACCCGTTCGAGAAGTACGACCAGCTGTTCGTACCGGAGTTCAACGCCGGTGCGATGGAGAACGCCGGCGCCGTCACCTTCACCGAGACCTACGTCTTCCGCAGCAAGGTGACCGACGCCGTCAAGGAGCGTCGCGTCGTGACGATCCTGCACGAACTGGCACACATGTGGTTCGGTGACCTGGTCACGATGAAGTGGTGGAACGACCTCTGGCTGAACGAGTCGTTCGCCGAGTGGGCGTCGACCATCGCCACGGCCGAGGCCACCGAGTGGACTGAGGCGTGGACCACCTTCAACGCCATGGAGAAGACCTGGGCCTACCGTCAGGACCAGCTGCCCTCCACGCACCCGATCGTCGCCGAGATCAATGATCTGCAGGACGTGCAGGTCAACTTCGACGGCATCACCTACGCCAAAGGCGGCTCCGTACTCAAGCAGCTCACCGCCTGGGTGGGCATCGAGGCGTTCTTCGCCGGTGTGTCGCAGTACTTCCAGAAGCACTCCTGGGGCAACACCGAGCTCAGCGACCTGCTCGTCGAACTCGAGCAGACCAGCGGCCGCGAGCTGACCGGCTGGGCCGAGAAGTGGCTCGAGACCGCCGGTGTGAACACGCTCAGCCCGGTCATCGCCGAGGACGCCTCGGGCACGATCACGCGCTTCGCCGTCACCCAGACGGCACCGGCCGACTACCCGACGATCCGACCGCACCGCCTCGGCATCGGCTTCTACGACCTCGACGGCGGCGCGCTCGTGCGCAGCCACTACGTCGAGGTCGACATCGACGGTGACCGCACCGAGATCCCCGAGCTGCAGGGACTCAAGCGCCCGGCGATGGTGCTGCTGAACGACAAGGACCTCGCCTACGCGAAGATCCGCCTCGACGAGCAGTCGCTGGCCACGGCGATCGAGCACCTCGCCGACATCAGCGACCCGCTCGCGCGCTCGCTCGTGTGGGGCGCCGCCTGGGATCAGACCCGCGACGCCGAGACCGCGGCACGCGACTACATCGACCTCGTGCTGGGCAACATCGGCCGCGAGAGCGAGTCGACCACGGTGCGCACCACGCTCGCCCAGTTG
Protein-coding sequences here:
- a CDS encoding Fpg/Nei family DNA glycosylase, whose amino-acid sequence is MPEGHSVHRIARQFSRNFVNLPVGASSPQGRFAEGASVLDGREMLQAMAVGKQMFLEFEDAVWLRVHLGLYGAWDFAGEIVADATIASANGRMGQTNQRGTELDAEPAEDAIFDDAGENSLRSIGAPRKARVHVRMSEQTRGLADDGDEWPPPVVGQVRLRLLTKSTCADLRGPTACVLQTPDEMLATVAKLGPDPLVGDPAEGEERFVRVVRRKPTPIALLLMDQAVVSGIGNVYRAEMLFRARLNPHTPGRDVPEEVVRELWCDWVRLLAIGVETGQMMTMDGLTGDDYRAAMASRDDRHWVYHRAGLPCRVCGTEIALEEIGARKLYWCPSCQR
- a CDS encoding ribose-5-phosphate isomerase, with the translated sequence MRIHIATDHAGLDFSTRLQQHLSAAGHDVIDHGPVEYDALDDYPSFCIRAAQAVIADQSAGVEALGVVFGGSGNGEQIAANKVQGIRAALVWNESTAQLAREHNDANVISIGARQHTFDEVTSFIDLFIATPFTGDERHVRRIGQIADFEKDGSLLPDPRRGEAGAADGPRA
- a CDS encoding ferrochelatase gives rise to the protein MAPVNSPELDAVSHASPAAAAGAPHIETPVAYDAILLAGFGGPEGQEDVIPFLRNVTRGRGIPDERLEEVAHHYRAFGGISPINAQNRSLKAALEAELAARAIDLPVYWGNRNWAPYLEDAVAEAAGNGHTSLIAFATSAYSSFSSCRQYREDFSRVLDGTEYDGVVTIDKIRPFFDHPGFVQAFVEGVDDAVRARLDEGIAADAIHVLFSTHSIPTADAQRSGPRDVDWGEGGAYAAQHEAVAAWVMEQVARLTPAAADVPWELVYQSRSGPPTQPWLEPDVCDVISELPQRGRSAVVVVPVGFMSDHMEVLWDLDTEAKEAADEAGLLFARTPTPGVSPAFVAGIVDLVQERLEGRPAGERAHVTGLGPWYDVCRPGCCENIRAGFKPAAAGLAP
- the pepN gene encoding aminopeptidase N; the encoded protein is MPGENLTRSEAQERRSVIDTQSYEVSLDLTKGAEVFGSRSVVRFTATPGSYTFIDLIAKDVREITLNGEQIDPGQAFADSRIALGDLQAENVLIVDADCLYTNTGEGLHRFVDPVDGEVYLYSQFEVPDSRRVFAVFEQPDLKATFQFTVTAPSAWKVVSNSPTPEPIVHDDPATATWGFEPTPRISSYITALVAGPYESTFSELTSSSGKVIPLGVYGRKSLWEHLDADYIFEKTRQGFAYFEEKFGVAYPFEKYDQLFVPEFNAGAMENAGAVTFTETYVFRSKVTDAVKERRVVTILHELAHMWFGDLVTMKWWNDLWLNESFAEWASTIATAEATEWTEAWTTFNAMEKTWAYRQDQLPSTHPIVAEINDLQDVQVNFDGITYAKGGSVLKQLTAWVGIEAFFAGVSQYFQKHSWGNTELSDLLVELEQTSGRELTGWAEKWLETAGVNTLSPVIAEDASGTITRFAVTQTAPADYPTIRPHRLGIGFYDLDGGALVRSHYVEVDIDGDRTEIPELQGLKRPAMVLLNDKDLAYAKIRLDEQSLATAIEHLADISDPLARSLVWGAAWDQTRDAETAARDYIDLVLGNIGRESESTTVRTTLAQLQLAAGSYVDPATRSAAREKVADGLWALAQQAESGSDSQLQLVMAFANSATTAEHAGIIGRLRSGEDTLPGLDVDADLSWQLLIGLAAAGATDATTIDAALAADNTSKGAELAAQARATLPTTADKKAAWASLIDNADQPNTIVRSTAFGFVHPSGVDVLGDFIQPYFDMLLPIWEGRTYQIADYLVVGLYPRSLASVELRDATRAWLSDNQDAAPALRRLVHENLADVERALAAQKRDADS